One window of Stigmatopora nigra isolate UIUO_SnigA chromosome 14, RoL_Snig_1.1, whole genome shotgun sequence genomic DNA carries:
- the asb5a gene encoding ankyrin repeat and SOCS box protein 5 — MSDTAAGDNKAFAAHLSNVYLSILALFCFKLFVKISLNLLTYFYIVRGNRKEAARISAEFYDEAQQRSSWTDRSPLHDAASQGRLRALRTLIVQGHNVNSVTIDQVTPLHEACLGDHASCARALIDAGADVNASTVDGATPLLNACTVGSAACTEVLLENGATARSFVTRLSPIHEAASKGHCICVEVLLAWGVDVDMDIPHLGTPLYTACIYKELECARKLLREGANVQKGKSLDSPLHVAAEKDCMPVVKLLLYFGADINARDGDCRRPVDVAPASSLTEGFLLLYEASPRLLSLLCRQCIRNCIGRDRLHLLCHLPLPGPIRNFLQYQ; from the exons ATGTCCGACACGGCGGCGGGTGACAACAAGGCCTTCGCGGCCCACCTGTCTAATGTCTACCTGAGCATATTGGCACTGTTCTGCTTCAAGCTTTTTGTCAAGATCTCCCTCAACCTCCTGACTTACTTTTACATCGTCCGGGGCAATCGCAAGGAGGCGGCCAGAATATCTGCCGAATTTTACGACGAGGCCCAGCAACGCA GTTCCTGGACGGACCGGTCGCCACTCCACGATGCCGCCAGTCAGGGTCGCCTACGTGCACTCAGGACCCTCATCGTGCAA GGTCACAATGTGAACAGTGTGACCATCGACCAAGTGACCCCTCTCCACGAGGCCTGTCTCGGGGACCACGCCTCTTGCGCAAGAGCCCTCATCGACGCCGGCGCTGAC GTCAACGCCTCAACGGTAGACGGTGCCACGCCGCTGTTGAACGCCTGCACCGTGGGCAGCGCGGCTTGCACCGAAGTTCTGCTGGAAAACGGTGCCACGGCTCGCAGTTTTGTGACCAGACTTTCGCCCATCCACGAGGCGGCTAGCAAAG GACACTGCATTTGTGTAGAGGTTCTGTTGGCATGGGGTGTCGATGTGGACATGGACATTCCTCATTTGGGGACCCCACTCTACACTGCCTGCATCTACAAGGAGCTGGAGTGTGCCAGGAAGCTCCTGAGGGAAG GCGCTAACGTCCAAAAAGGCAAATCCCTGGACTCTCCTTTGCATGTGGCAGCCGAGAAAGACTGCATGCCAGTGGTGAAGCTGCTTTTGTACTTTGGCGCTGACATCAACGCGCGGGATGGCGACTGTCGCCGGCCTGTGGACGTGGCCCCAGCCAGCAGTTTGACAGAAGGCTTCCTACTCCTCTATGAAG CCTCGCCACGCCTGCTGAGTCTGCTGTGTCGTCAGTGCATCAGGAATTGTATCGGCCGGGATCGACTTCACCTTCTTTGCCATCTTCCCCTGCCTGGCCCTATCCGAAATTTCCTGCAGTACCAGTAA
- the spata4 gene encoding spermatogenesis-associated protein 4 isoform X3 has translation MAAESRVDCPARERTETVQRLHLHLTEKLVYGTIHCKPGAAELLVQQVYSILTKHRPRTTQNLELDFSDQKYQQLLPPAARSTASSAIKSNLRKTEVMAVPDLIANGRRAEDIISNHLQDKIAEKAAAERERSNKLINQMTRNNWSPNEKHSSVLCFKSPLSGANVSYKTIKVNQPARRLPQSC, from the exons ATGGCTGCAGAGTCTCGAGTTGACTGTCCAGCCAGGGAACGTACggag ACagtgcagaggctgcatctgcACCTGACCGAGAAACTGGTCTACGGGACCATCCACTGTAAACCAGGAGCGGCCGAGTTGCTGGTGCAGCAGGTGTATAGTATCCTGACCAAACACAG GCCTCGAACAACTCAAAACCTTGAATTGGACTTCTCTGACCAGAAGTACCAGCAGCTCCTCCCCCCCGCCGCTCGCTCCACAGCCAGTTCAGCCATAAAGAGCAACCTGAGAAAGACAGAGGTCATGGCTGTGCCAGACCTCATCGCCAACGGGAGGAGGGCCGAGGACATCATCTCCAATCACCTGCAGGACAAGATTGCAGAGAAGGCAGCGGCTGAACGTG AGCGTTCAAATAAATTAATCAATCAGATGACCAGGAATAATTGGAGTCCAAATGAAAAGCACTCATCTG TTTTGTGCTTCAAGTCACCACTGAGTGGTGCCAATGTCTCGTATAAGACCATCAAAGTGAACCAGCCTGCCAGAAGACTTCCGCAAAGCTGCTAA
- the tdo2a gene encoding tryptophan 2,3-dioxygenase A, protein MSGCPYFEKRHLLFRNQPQEPKEEHDVSQAGINKASKGGVIYGDYLKLDQIVTAQVLQSELKGNKIHDEHLFIVTHQAYELWFKQILFELDSVREIFISGHVRDERNMLKVNNRIHRIVVILRLLVEQFTILETMTALDFYEFREYLSPASGFQSLQFRLLENKIGVPHNMRVPYNRQHYRDIFKGQDGELLLATEQESSLLKLVEEWLERTPGLETDGFNFWESLEINIFKGLRTEEQNIEQMSDSEDKEEMMAELLKQKELFTSLFDIKRHDHLVSKGERRLSYKALQGALMIYFYREEPRFQVPFQLLTSLMDIDMLMTKWRYNHVCMVHRMIGSKAGTGGSSGYHYLRSTVSDRYKVFVDLFNLATFLVPRHWVPKLTPNVHAFLYTAECCDSSYCSSEDSD, encoded by the exons ATGAGCGGATGTCCTTATTTTGAGAAGAGGCACTT GTTATTTCGAAATCAGCCTCAGGAACCAAAGGAAGAGCACGATGTCTCTCAGGCGGGCATCAATAAGGCCAGTAAAGGAGGGGTCATCTATGGAGATTACCTCAAG CTGGATCAAATCGTGACAGCACAGGTGTTGCAGAGCGAGCTGAAAGGCAACAAAATTCATGACGAGCATCTCTTTATTGTCACGCATCAAG CTTATGAGCTGTGGTTCAAACAAATTCTATTCGAGTTGGATTCCGTCCGCGAGATCTTCATTAGTGGACAT GTGCGAGATGAACGCAATATGCTCAAAGTCAACAATCGCATCCACAGAATCGTGGTCATCCTCAGGCTACTGGTAGAACAGTTCACCATCCTTGAGACCATGACAGCCTTGGACTTTTATGAATTCAG GGAATATCTGTCTCCGGCTTCTGGCTTTCAAAGTCTTCAGTTCCGACTCTTGGAGAACAAAATCGGAGTCCCCCACAATATGAGAGTTCCGTACAACAGACAACACTATCGTGACATTTTCAAAGGTCAGGATGGCGAGTTGCTGCTCGCCACCGAACAGGAGTCCTCACTTTTGAAACTGGTCGAG GAGTGGCTTGAAAGAACTCCTGGCCTGGAAACAGATGGTTTCAACTTCTGGGAAAGTCTGGAAATCAACATCTTTAAAGGTCTACGTACGGAAGAGCAGAACATTGAA CAAATGTCTGACTCTGAGGACAAAGAGGAGATGATGGCTGAGCTGCTCAAACAAAAGGAACTTTTCACATCCTTGTTTGATATCAAGCGTCATGATCACCTTGTCAGTAAAG GTGAAAGGCGGCTCTCTTACAAAGCTCTACAAGGAGCTCTCATGATCTACTTCTACAG GGAGGAGCCTCGGTTCCAGGTTCCTTTCCAGCTACTCACCTCCCTAATGGACATTGACATGCTCATGACAAAATGGAGAT ACAATCATGTATGCATGGTGCACCGGATGATTGGCAGCAAGGCAGGCACAGGGGGTTCCTCTGGATACCATTACCTGAGATCTACTGTCAG TGACCGCTACAAAGTCTTTGTGGACTTGTTCAACCTGGCCACGTTTCTAGTACCTCGCCACTGGGTACCCAAGTTGACCCCCAATGTTCACGCCTTCCTTTACACGGCTGAATGCTGCGACAGCTCTTACTGCAGCAGTGAGGACTCGGATTAG
- the ctso gene encoding cathepsin O isoform X3: MKESWNARSKHLNEALPDFTPSDARCCLMYDGKEQFERFNHCFQGATARHVYLNSFSTQPQSAKYGMNSFSSLSPKEFRDLYLRASSEHAQPFPPSADLKELPAKFDWRDQAMVAPVQDQQVCGSCWAFSVVGAVQAASAIAGAPLEELSVQQVVDCCFPNGGCSGGSPTKALRWLQTTRVKLVPQSEYPYQAKNGICQFFSSPQKGVTMRNFTAYNFSGQEEAMKAELVARGPLSAIVDAVSWQDYLGGIIQHHCSSRWPNHAVLVVGYDTTGVIPFWIVQNSWGTNWGSEGYAYVKIGGNLCGIADSVAAVSV; the protein is encoded by the exons ATGAAG GAAAGCTGGAACGCGCGATCGAAGCATTTGAACGAGGCACTGCCTGATTTTACTCCATCGGATGCTCGTTGCTGCCTCATGTATGATGGCAAAGAACAATTTGAGCGCTTCAATCACTGTTTTCAG GGTGCAACGGCACGTCATGTGTACCTGAACTCTTTTTCCACTCAACCTCAGTCTGCCAAGTATGGGATGAACAGTTTCTCCTCCCTTTCACCCAAAGAATTCCGAG ATTTGTACCTGCGAGCAAGCTCTGAGCACGCTCAGCCATTCCCCCCCAGTGCAGATTTAAAAGAGCTGCCGGCCAAATTTGACTGGAGGGACCAAGCGATGGTGGCACCGGTCCAAGACCAGCAAGTG TGCGGGAGCTGCTGGGCATTTAGCGTGGTCGGCGCCGTGCAAGCGGCCAGCGCCATAGCGGGAGCGCCGCTGGAGGAGCTCAGCGTGCAGCAAGTCGTCGATTGCTGTTTTCCAAATGGAGGCTGCAGTGGAGGATCGCCGACCAAAGCCCTTCGCTGGCTACAAACG ACCAGGGTGAAACTGGTGCCCCAGTCAGAGTACCCATACCAGGCCAAGAACGGCATCTGCCAGTTCTTCTCCAGCCCTCAAAAAGGCGTCACCATGAGGAACTTCACAGCTTACAATTTCAg CGGTCAGGAAGAGGCAATGAAGGCAGAGCTGGTGGCGCGAGGTCCTCTCTCCGCCATTGTGGATGCAGTCAGTTGGCAAGACTACTTGGGAGGAATCATTCAGCATCACTGCTCAAGTCGTTGGCCCAACCACGCCGTGCTCGTGGTGGGATATGACACTACCG GAGTAATACCATTCTGGATTGTGCAAAATTCCTGGGGCACAAACTGGGGAAGCGAGGGTTATGCTTACGTCAAAATCGGCGGTAACCTTTGCG GCATTGCGGATTCTGTGGCGGCTGTGTCTGTTTGA
- the spata4 gene encoding spermatogenesis-associated protein 4 isoform X2, which yields MTGLPRDVTRWLQSLELTVQPGNVRRDFQLHAYNKGASFSVKQDNWNKIRRTVQRLHLHLTEKLVYGTIHCKPGAAELLVQQVYSILTKHRPRTTQNLELDFSDQKYQQLLPPAARSTASSAIKSNLRKTEVMAVPDLIANGRRAEDIISNHLQDKIAEKAAAERERSNKLINQMTRNNWSPNEKHSSVLCFKSPLSGANVSYKTIKVNQPARRLPQSC from the exons atGACGGGTCTGCCCAGGGACGTCACAAGATGGCTGCAGAGTCTCGAGTTGACTGTCCAGCCAGGGAACGTACggag GGATTTTCAATTGCATGCCTACAACAAGGGAGCGTCATTTTCTGTCAAACAGGACAACTGGAACAAGATACGTCGG ACagtgcagaggctgcatctgcACCTGACCGAGAAACTGGTCTACGGGACCATCCACTGTAAACCAGGAGCGGCCGAGTTGCTGGTGCAGCAGGTGTATAGTATCCTGACCAAACACAG GCCTCGAACAACTCAAAACCTTGAATTGGACTTCTCTGACCAGAAGTACCAGCAGCTCCTCCCCCCCGCCGCTCGCTCCACAGCCAGTTCAGCCATAAAGAGCAACCTGAGAAAGACAGAGGTCATGGCTGTGCCAGACCTCATCGCCAACGGGAGGAGGGCCGAGGACATCATCTCCAATCACCTGCAGGACAAGATTGCAGAGAAGGCAGCGGCTGAACGTG AGCGTTCAAATAAATTAATCAATCAGATGACCAGGAATAATTGGAGTCCAAATGAAAAGCACTCATCTG TTTTGTGCTTCAAGTCACCACTGAGTGGTGCCAATGTCTCGTATAAGACCATCAAAGTGAACCAGCCTGCCAGAAGACTTCCGCAAAGCTGCTAA
- the ctso gene encoding cathepsin O isoform X2 yields the protein MKVGFCTVTMATVFVVVVPLCCKKESWNARSKHLNEALPDFTPSDARCCLMYDGKEQFERFNHCFQGATARHVYLNSFSTQPQSAKYGMNSFSSLSPKEFRDLYLRASSEHAQPFPPSADLKELPAKFDWRDQAMVAPVQDQQVCGSCWAFSVVGAVQAASAIAGAPLEELSVQQVVDCCFPNGGCSGGSPTKALRWLQTTRVKLVPQSEYPYQAKNGICQFFSSPQKGVTMRNFTAYNFSGQEEAMKAELVARGPLSAIVDAVSWQDYLGGIIQHHCSSRWPNHAVLVVGYDTTGVIPFWIVQNSWGTNWGSEGYAYVKIGGNLCGE from the exons ATGAAGGTGGGCTTCTGCACGGTTACTATGGCGACCGTTTTCGTCGTTGTCGTCCCACTTTGTTGCAAAAAGGAAAGCTGGAACGCGCGATCGAAGCATTTGAACGAGGCACTGCCTGATTTTACTCCATCGGATGCTCGTTGCTGCCTCATGTATGATGGCAAAGAACAATTTGAGCGCTTCAATCACTGTTTTCAG GGTGCAACGGCACGTCATGTGTACCTGAACTCTTTTTCCACTCAACCTCAGTCTGCCAAGTATGGGATGAACAGTTTCTCCTCCCTTTCACCCAAAGAATTCCGAG ATTTGTACCTGCGAGCAAGCTCTGAGCACGCTCAGCCATTCCCCCCCAGTGCAGATTTAAAAGAGCTGCCGGCCAAATTTGACTGGAGGGACCAAGCGATGGTGGCACCGGTCCAAGACCAGCAAGTG TGCGGGAGCTGCTGGGCATTTAGCGTGGTCGGCGCCGTGCAAGCGGCCAGCGCCATAGCGGGAGCGCCGCTGGAGGAGCTCAGCGTGCAGCAAGTCGTCGATTGCTGTTTTCCAAATGGAGGCTGCAGTGGAGGATCGCCGACCAAAGCCCTTCGCTGGCTACAAACG ACCAGGGTGAAACTGGTGCCCCAGTCAGAGTACCCATACCAGGCCAAGAACGGCATCTGCCAGTTCTTCTCCAGCCCTCAAAAAGGCGTCACCATGAGGAACTTCACAGCTTACAATTTCAg CGGTCAGGAAGAGGCAATGAAGGCAGAGCTGGTGGCGCGAGGTCCTCTCTCCGCCATTGTGGATGCAGTCAGTTGGCAAGACTACTTGGGAGGAATCATTCAGCATCACTGCTCAAGTCGTTGGCCCAACCACGCCGTGCTCGTGGTGGGATATGACACTACCG GAGTAATACCATTCTGGATTGTGCAAAATTCCTGGGGCACAAACTGGGGAAGCGAGGGTTATGCTTACGTCAAAATCGGCGGTAACCTTTGCGGTGagtga
- the ctso gene encoding cathepsin O isoform X1, whose protein sequence is MKVGFCTVTMATVFVVVVPLCCKKESWNARSKHLNEALPDFTPSDARCCLMYDGKEQFERFNHCFQGATARHVYLNSFSTQPQSAKYGMNSFSSLSPKEFRDLYLRASSEHAQPFPPSADLKELPAKFDWRDQAMVAPVQDQQVCGSCWAFSVVGAVQAASAIAGAPLEELSVQQVVDCCFPNGGCSGGSPTKALRWLQTTRVKLVPQSEYPYQAKNGICQFFSSPQKGVTMRNFTAYNFSGQEEAMKAELVARGPLSAIVDAVSWQDYLGGIIQHHCSSRWPNHAVLVVGYDTTGVIPFWIVQNSWGTNWGSEGYAYVKIGGNLCGIADSVAAVSV, encoded by the exons ATGAAGGTGGGCTTCTGCACGGTTACTATGGCGACCGTTTTCGTCGTTGTCGTCCCACTTTGTTGCAAAAAGGAAAGCTGGAACGCGCGATCGAAGCATTTGAACGAGGCACTGCCTGATTTTACTCCATCGGATGCTCGTTGCTGCCTCATGTATGATGGCAAAGAACAATTTGAGCGCTTCAATCACTGTTTTCAG GGTGCAACGGCACGTCATGTGTACCTGAACTCTTTTTCCACTCAACCTCAGTCTGCCAAGTATGGGATGAACAGTTTCTCCTCCCTTTCACCCAAAGAATTCCGAG ATTTGTACCTGCGAGCAAGCTCTGAGCACGCTCAGCCATTCCCCCCCAGTGCAGATTTAAAAGAGCTGCCGGCCAAATTTGACTGGAGGGACCAAGCGATGGTGGCACCGGTCCAAGACCAGCAAGTG TGCGGGAGCTGCTGGGCATTTAGCGTGGTCGGCGCCGTGCAAGCGGCCAGCGCCATAGCGGGAGCGCCGCTGGAGGAGCTCAGCGTGCAGCAAGTCGTCGATTGCTGTTTTCCAAATGGAGGCTGCAGTGGAGGATCGCCGACCAAAGCCCTTCGCTGGCTACAAACG ACCAGGGTGAAACTGGTGCCCCAGTCAGAGTACCCATACCAGGCCAAGAACGGCATCTGCCAGTTCTTCTCCAGCCCTCAAAAAGGCGTCACCATGAGGAACTTCACAGCTTACAATTTCAg CGGTCAGGAAGAGGCAATGAAGGCAGAGCTGGTGGCGCGAGGTCCTCTCTCCGCCATTGTGGATGCAGTCAGTTGGCAAGACTACTTGGGAGGAATCATTCAGCATCACTGCTCAAGTCGTTGGCCCAACCACGCCGTGCTCGTGGTGGGATATGACACTACCG GAGTAATACCATTCTGGATTGTGCAAAATTCCTGGGGCACAAACTGGGGAAGCGAGGGTTATGCTTACGTCAAAATCGGCGGTAACCTTTGCG GCATTGCGGATTCTGTGGCGGCTGTGTCTGTTTGA
- the spata4 gene encoding spermatogenesis-associated protein 4 isoform X1, producing the protein MTGLPRDVTRWLQSLELTVQPGNVRRDFSSGYHVAEIFCHYYPRDFQLHAYNKGASFSVKQDNWNKIRRTVQRLHLHLTEKLVYGTIHCKPGAAELLVQQVYSILTKHRPRTTQNLELDFSDQKYQQLLPPAARSTASSAIKSNLRKTEVMAVPDLIANGRRAEDIISNHLQDKIAEKAAAERERSNKLINQMTRNNWSPNEKHSSVLCFKSPLSGANVSYKTIKVNQPARRLPQSC; encoded by the exons atGACGGGTCTGCCCAGGGACGTCACAAGATGGCTGCAGAGTCTCGAGTTGACTGTCCAGCCAGGGAACGTACggag AGATTTTTCCAGTGGCTACCATGTGGCCGAgatattttgtcattattatcCCAGGGATTTTCAATTGCATGCCTACAACAAGGGAGCGTCATTTTCTGTCAAACAGGACAACTGGAACAAGATACGTCGG ACagtgcagaggctgcatctgcACCTGACCGAGAAACTGGTCTACGGGACCATCCACTGTAAACCAGGAGCGGCCGAGTTGCTGGTGCAGCAGGTGTATAGTATCCTGACCAAACACAG GCCTCGAACAACTCAAAACCTTGAATTGGACTTCTCTGACCAGAAGTACCAGCAGCTCCTCCCCCCCGCCGCTCGCTCCACAGCCAGTTCAGCCATAAAGAGCAACCTGAGAAAGACAGAGGTCATGGCTGTGCCAGACCTCATCGCCAACGGGAGGAGGGCCGAGGACATCATCTCCAATCACCTGCAGGACAAGATTGCAGAGAAGGCAGCGGCTGAACGTG AGCGTTCAAATAAATTAATCAATCAGATGACCAGGAATAATTGGAGTCCAAATGAAAAGCACTCATCTG TTTTGTGCTTCAAGTCACCACTGAGTGGTGCCAATGTCTCGTATAAGACCATCAAAGTGAACCAGCCTGCCAGAAGACTTCCGCAAAGCTGCTAA